The Candidatus Zymogenaceae bacterium genome contains the following window.
ATCAGGTCTCTTTCGAATCCGAGGATGGATTGGGGGAATCCGGAAACCCTTGAGCAGTTTTTCATTCATATCACCGATCGAAAGGATTCCGCATATCACTTCGCCGTATCCCGGGGGGGGCTGTGGAGTAATATCTCGCGGTTTGTGGGCATCACCGCCTCTGAGCTGACGGTTTTGTGGAGCCTGGTTTCGGTGGCGGGTCTTTTGGTGGTGTTTCGGAAAAATTGGCGGATGGCGCTCCTTTTTCTGCTCTATTTTTTGGGGCATGTATCATTTTTCATCTGGTACTGGCAAACCGGCAGCATCTACACGGCGTCGTACGTGGTGCCGATGATGCTCGCCGCTGTGGCCTTTTATTTCGGAATATCCTGGATCGAAAAGAGATTCAGTGTGCGGATTCGATGGAGACGGGTGGGGGCGGTGGTGCTTGCGGCCTTCGTGATGTTTACCCTGGCGATCGACTACGGAAAACTCGATAAATCCAATTACTGGGCGGCGGAGCGCCTGGCCGCGGCGGATTATACCGGCTTCGATCGAGACGCCCTGGTCCTCACATCCCTGTACTGGCCGTTTTTTTACTACTTTAAGGACGTGGAGAGGCTTCGGGAAGACCTCCACGTGGTCCCCGTCAGCGATTGCCTTGAGCCGGAATATTTCAACCGGGTGACGCCGGAGCGCTTTCCCGGGATAGAGGTCCCGGACATGAAATACACCCGGGACACCGGCATTGATTTCATGCTCCAACTGATGGGTGAAAACATCTCGTCCCGAACCGTGTACCTGGGCCCGGATCGACGCATCGTTGAAAAGCTCTCGAACCAGCTGGTTCCCGAGCTGTTTTTCTTCCGGGTGGTGACAGACGACGAAGCGGAGAAGGTGGATGCCGACTATTGCGCCGCATATCTGACCGGGCTTCATGATTTCGTGCAGAGGGAGCTGGACTCCCGGGGCGGTGAGTTTTTCGCAGACGAGGTGTATCGCTCGTACTACAGCAACAATTTCCTGGCGCTGTCCACCTACCTGGTAAAGCAGAAACAATGGCTGGCCGTGGTGTCTGTGGCCAGGATGGCGGAGATTGTCATCGGGCCCGTGCCCTTGATAAAGAGGGACCTCCTGGATGCCCTGACGATGCTGGAGCGCTACGACGAGGCGGAGGATGAGTTCATCTGGTTTCTTGAACGGTACCCGAACGTGTCTCTGTTGCTGGTGAATTATGGATACAACCTGTTCTCCCAGGGGAGGTATGACGATGCGGCACGGGAGTTCTCTCTGGCCGTGGAGATGGGTGATATAAACGCCGAGGCCTATCTGGGGCTGGGCATCGTTTTTTTGGCGATGGAGCAAAACGAGGAGGCGGTCGACGCCCTTCGTGCCGCCCGGGAGGCGATAAACGAGAATACATCGCCGGACGACAGGGAGAAGATCGAGGAATTGCTTGATGAACTGTCCCGATAAAGAGAGATAATATAAATAGGTATATATACAATAAGTAGATACCCATTCACAGCGGGATACGAAATAAATCGTCCATGAGGAAGAACCAGACAATCTGTGTCGTCATTCCGGCCCACAACGAGGAACTTTTGATCACTCGGGTGCTTGAGGGTCTGCCGGACTACGTCGACTGGGCGGTGGTGGTGGATGACGCAAGCACCGACGCCACCGTCGATCGGGTATCCGACTACTCGGGGAGCTTTCGGGGCGAGGTGCGGCTCATCACCCTGGAAA
Protein-coding sequences here:
- a CDS encoding DUF2723 domain-containing protein encodes the protein MPDLRFIRNNIDTGLFGFVFLVSFFVYLLTLCPTVYWRDSAEFVDAAFALAIPHPAGFPSYMPMANLLTYLPFGSIAFKVNLLSAFMGAGAAVMVAVLIMEVVFAMGGGRDNTSRFLAAAGALTYAFSFSLWESSVSAEVYAGMAAAGAGILFCLVRWAVRDDRRYLIAGGFLYGLSAGIHATVALFLPAVLVFIVLNLKRDELPRRLGDVGWALLFFAIGFSVYMYLPIRSLSNPRMDWGNPETLEQFFIHITDRKDSAYHFAVSRGGLWSNISRFVGITASELTVLWSLVSVAGLLVVFRKNWRMALLFLLYFLGHVSFFIWYWQTGSIYTASYVVPMMLAAVAFYFGISWIEKRFSVRIRWRRVGAVVLAAFVMFTLAIDYGKLDKSNYWAAERLAAADYTGFDRDALVLTSLYWPFFYYFKDVERLREDLHVVPVSDCLEPEYFNRVTPERFPGIEVPDMKYTRDTGIDFMLQLMGENISSRTVYLGPDRRIVEKLSNQLVPELFFFRVVTDDEAEKVDADYCAAYLTGLHDFVQRELDSRGGEFFADEVYRSYYSNNFLALSTYLVKQKQWLAVVSVARMAEIVIGPVPLIKRDLLDALTMLERYDEAEDEFIWFLERYPNVSLLLVNYGYNLFSQGRYDDAAREFSLAVEMGDINAEAYLGLGIVFLAMEQNEEAVDALRAAREAINENTSPDDREKIEELLDELSR